A single region of the Halobacterium wangiae genome encodes:
- a CDS encoding Hsp20/alpha crystallin family protein, with amino-acid sequence MTREQDRSPEDPPRNVGSAARSGQPPMEAPPMSGQQQRSSQPSMPPPALGGGESVGSQTPAAVPMVDIVESAEDVVVYIDVPGFGEDQIDIHADANNLFFTADRSEDSVFDEDEGESPLLTERPVRLERRISLPAHIDPEEATATQDDGVCEITVPKDEEERRHEIGFQ; translated from the coding sequence ATGACCCGAGAGCAGGACCGCTCGCCGGAGGACCCGCCGAGAAACGTCGGCTCGGCAGCCAGGTCCGGCCAGCCACCGATGGAGGCGCCGCCGATGTCCGGCCAGCAACAGCGAAGCTCGCAGCCGTCGATGCCGCCACCGGCTCTGGGGGGTGGCGAGAGCGTCGGCTCACAGACGCCGGCTGCGGTCCCGATGGTCGACATCGTCGAGTCCGCCGAGGACGTCGTCGTCTACATCGACGTCCCCGGCTTCGGCGAGGACCAGATCGACATCCACGCGGACGCGAACAACCTGTTCTTCACTGCCGACCGGTCCGAGGACTCCGTCTTCGACGAGGACGAGGGTGAGAGCCCGCTCCTCACCGAACGCCCGGTGCGCCTGGAACGCCGCATCTCGCTCCCGGCGCACATCGACCCCGAGGAAGCCACCGCCACGCAGGATGACGGCGTCTGCGAGATCACCGTCCCGAAGGACGAGGAGGAACGGCGTCACGAGATCGGCTTCCAGTAA
- a CDS encoding NAD(P)/FAD-dependent oxidoreductase produces MSESYVIIGDGIAGSSAAEALHEEAPEVDITVVTDEGETLYNRILIKEFAKGKLPEAPISIHEPDWYDERDIDLRLNTLVTDVDPEAHTIQTHEGEEISYDKLLVAAGGTPNQLPIENSEAEGVHHFWTFEDARRIRKHAEEADTGVVVGAGLLGIDLAAICGGQDVDAKYLMRGNRWWRYALSEDGAEIIHEGLREKGVEPVFESGADRFVTNDDGEVVATVDGNGERHESEFVGVAIGLDFNVEILQDTEATIDNGVHVDEYMRTEVEDIYAAGDITQFFDTIMGQRAQNGSWGSAKQQGALAGKVMLADNGHDVDPDPFRWVSSYSITHFDFPFLSFGFPTMGDDECERKYNDGEWRRLTFKDGKLIGGVLIGNLAPQSKYKQLIKKEAHVVDQKDVLLQENFELDELAIPQEQ; encoded by the coding sequence ATGAGCGAGTCGTACGTGATAATCGGTGACGGCATCGCGGGCAGTTCCGCCGCCGAGGCCCTCCACGAAGAGGCCCCCGAGGTCGACATCACCGTCGTCACCGACGAGGGTGAGACCCTGTACAATCGAATCCTCATCAAGGAGTTCGCGAAGGGGAAACTCCCCGAGGCGCCCATCAGCATCCACGAACCCGACTGGTACGACGAGCGGGACATCGACCTCCGGCTCAACACCCTGGTCACGGACGTCGACCCCGAAGCCCACACCATCCAGACCCACGAGGGCGAGGAGATCTCCTACGACAAACTGCTGGTCGCGGCGGGCGGGACGCCAAACCAGCTCCCGATCGAGAACTCGGAGGCGGAGGGCGTCCACCACTTCTGGACGTTCGAGGACGCGCGCCGCATCCGAAAGCACGCCGAGGAAGCCGACACCGGCGTCGTCGTCGGCGCGGGCCTGCTCGGCATCGACCTGGCGGCCATCTGCGGCGGCCAGGACGTCGACGCGAAGTACCTGATGCGCGGCAACCGCTGGTGGCGGTACGCGCTCAGCGAGGACGGCGCCGAGATCATCCACGAGGGGCTCCGCGAGAAGGGCGTCGAACCCGTCTTCGAGTCCGGCGCCGACCGCTTCGTGACGAACGACGACGGCGAGGTCGTCGCGACCGTCGACGGCAACGGCGAGCGCCACGAGTCGGAGTTCGTCGGCGTCGCCATTGGCCTCGACTTCAACGTCGAGATCCTCCAGGACACGGAGGCAACCATCGACAACGGCGTCCACGTGGACGAGTACATGCGGACCGAAGTGGAGGACATCTACGCGGCGGGCGACATCACGCAGTTCTTCGACACCATCATGGGTCAGCGCGCCCAGAACGGGTCGTGGGGCTCCGCGAAACAGCAGGGCGCACTCGCGGGGAAGGTGATGCTCGCGGACAACGGTCACGACGTCGACCCCGATCCGTTCCGCTGGGTCTCCTCGTACTCCATCACACACTTCGACTTCCCGTTCCTCTCCTTCGGCTTCCCGACGATGGGCGACGACGAGTGCGAGCGCAAGTACAACGACGGCGAGTGGCGCCGCCTCACGTTCAAGGACGGCAAGCTCATCGGGGGCGTGCTCATCGGTAACCTCGCCCCGCAGTCGAAGTACAAGCAGCTCATCAAGAAGGAGGCCCACGTCGTCGACCAGAAGGACGTCCTCCTCCAGGAGAACTTCGAACTCGACGAACTCGCCATCCCGCAGGAGCAGTAG
- a CDS encoding DUF7124 domain-containing protein, producing the protein MSQSGGSTDMTLAFELSALQELAKPGTAFAGARQWTEYVGVVSDEPTYVVTNFTRKRRIRQDFFSGPKGREESLESVKRQFDTERHVFVGVDDEDRALAEKVGWEYLPLEDAAEKADWELAAEADEEETTEEPVRDDWP; encoded by the coding sequence ATGAGCCAGTCTGGTGGGAGTACGGACATGACCCTCGCCTTCGAGCTGTCCGCGCTCCAGGAACTCGCCAAGCCCGGCACCGCGTTCGCCGGCGCGCGCCAGTGGACGGAGTACGTCGGCGTCGTCTCCGACGAACCCACCTACGTCGTCACGAACTTCACGCGCAAGCGCCGCATCCGCCAGGACTTCTTCTCCGGGCCGAAGGGCCGCGAGGAGAGCCTCGAGTCCGTCAAGCGCCAGTTCGACACCGAACGCCACGTCTTCGTCGGCGTCGACGACGAGGACCGGGCACTCGCCGAGAAGGTGGGCTGGGAGTACCTCCCGCTGGAGGACGCCGCGGAGAAGGCCGACTGGGAGCTCGCCGCCGAGGCCGACGAGGAGGAGACGACGGAGGAACCCGTCCGGGACGACTGGCCGTAG
- a CDS encoding ABC transporter permease subunit, whose product MLELAAYGARRRFKGALALSIGLSAFSALYAAFFPSFQGTLDIEAYVEALPPVFVEAFGLRAFDTIEGFLATELYQFAWVILLGLYLAYSAASLIAGDVEDGRMDLLLALPVSRARIVGERYLSLVPGILVINVVVAAVTWVATRAIGYPIGTADLVIVHALSLPYLFACAAIGLALSVLADRASVAQRAAMAVVFGLFLLESLVSSTDYSWAGAVAPMRYFDPTAILVDGSYDLAGAAILTGATLALVAGSQWYFRRKDVN is encoded by the coding sequence GTGCTTGAACTCGCCGCGTACGGCGCTCGCCGTCGCTTCAAGGGTGCGCTGGCGCTGTCTATCGGGCTGTCGGCGTTCAGCGCGCTGTACGCCGCGTTCTTCCCGTCGTTCCAGGGGACCCTGGACATCGAGGCGTACGTCGAGGCGCTCCCGCCGGTGTTCGTGGAGGCGTTCGGCCTGCGTGCGTTCGACACCATCGAGGGGTTCCTCGCGACGGAGCTCTACCAGTTCGCGTGGGTCATCCTGCTCGGGCTCTACCTCGCGTACAGCGCCGCCTCGCTGATCGCTGGCGACGTCGAGGACGGCCGCATGGACCTCCTGCTGGCGCTGCCGGTGTCGCGGGCGCGCATTGTCGGCGAGCGCTACCTCTCGCTGGTCCCCGGCATCCTCGTCATCAACGTCGTCGTCGCCGCGGTGACGTGGGTCGCCACCCGCGCCATCGGCTACCCCATCGGGACGGCGGACCTCGTGATCGTCCACGCCCTCTCGCTGCCGTACCTGTTCGCGTGCGCCGCAATCGGCCTCGCACTCAGCGTCCTCGCGGACCGCGCGAGCGTCGCCCAGCGCGCCGCGATGGCGGTCGTCTTCGGGCTCTTCCTGCTGGAGTCACTGGTCTCCTCGACGGACTACTCGTGGGCGGGTGCCGTGGCGCCGATGCGATACTTCGACCCCACGGCCATCCTCGTCGACGGCAGCTACGACCTGGCGGGCGCGGCCATCCTGACCGGGGCGACGCTCGCGCTGGTCGCTGGGAGTCAGTGGTACTTCCGCCGGAAGGACGTGAACTGA
- a CDS encoding ABC transporter ATP-binding protein produces MSVIEIEDLTKRYGDLVAVEDLSFDVKEGEVFGFLGPNGAGKTTTIRTLLGMQAPTAGRLSVLGADTTVESERLDALARTGYLPAHPSFDGQATGREVLDLHESLKGGSRREDVLELFDPPLDRKVRAYSTGNVQKLGIVQAFMHDPDVVVMDEPTSGLDPLLQERFNEFLRDERERGVTVLFSSHVLSEVRRVCDRVAIIREGRLVAIEDVETLLDRSGKLVRATVAGGLPADAFDLPGVADLTHRDVDDATQVSFTFSGDVDALVDELDRYSLQELDVEEAPLEDVFLQFYGGEASA; encoded by the coding sequence ATGAGCGTCATCGAAATCGAGGACCTGACCAAGCGGTACGGCGACCTCGTCGCCGTCGAGGACCTCTCGTTCGACGTGAAGGAGGGGGAGGTGTTCGGCTTCCTCGGGCCGAACGGCGCCGGGAAGACGACGACCATCCGCACGCTGCTGGGGATGCAGGCGCCGACAGCGGGGCGCCTGTCGGTGCTCGGGGCCGACACGACCGTCGAGAGCGAGCGCCTCGACGCGCTCGCCCGGACCGGCTACCTGCCGGCGCACCCGAGCTTCGACGGGCAGGCGACCGGCCGCGAGGTGCTCGACCTCCACGAGTCGCTGAAGGGCGGCAGCCGTCGCGAGGACGTCCTCGAACTGTTCGACCCGCCACTCGACCGCAAGGTGCGGGCGTACTCCACGGGGAACGTCCAGAAACTCGGCATCGTGCAGGCGTTCATGCACGACCCGGACGTCGTCGTGATGGACGAACCCACCTCGGGGCTCGACCCGCTGCTCCAGGAGCGGTTCAACGAGTTCCTCCGGGACGAACGCGAACGCGGCGTCACGGTGCTGTTCTCCAGTCACGTGCTCAGCGAGGTGCGCCGCGTCTGCGACCGCGTCGCCATCATCCGCGAGGGGCGACTCGTCGCCATCGAGGACGTCGAGACGCTGCTCGACCGCAGCGGGAAACTCGTCCGGGCCACCGTCGCCGGCGGGCTCCCCGCCGACGCCTTCGACCTGCCGGGCGTCGCGGACCTCACCCACCGGGACGTGGACGACGCCACGCAGGTGTCGTTCACGTTCTCGGGCGACGTGGACGCGCTCGTCGACGAACTCGACCGCTACTCGCTGCAGGAACTCGACGTCGAGGAGGCGCCGCTCGAGGACGTCTTCCTCCAGTTCTACGGGGGTGAGGCGAGTGCTTGA
- a CDS encoding DUF5815 family protein, whose protein sequence is MTEPRVPGTEANDDRIDLPCGERADQGTFDIGMREYACTCGDQHAVVMDMHPPSRFFPESIVSVLREAIAPAEDDQFDEFGTPHLMGAVMEQLPDDVVAVDGTENGTVGWAMLWVTEMDARELHGVVVELMVELMDHAVSHADSDATATEFEEQMTDFDVAEFVDAYREAREWEDESGPRGGDAR, encoded by the coding sequence ATGACCGAGCCGCGCGTACCGGGCACGGAGGCAAACGACGACCGCATCGACCTCCCGTGTGGCGAGCGCGCCGACCAGGGGACCTTCGACATCGGGATGCGGGAGTACGCCTGCACCTGTGGCGACCAGCACGCCGTCGTGATGGACATGCACCCGCCGTCGCGGTTCTTCCCCGAGTCCATCGTGAGCGTCCTGCGGGAGGCCATCGCACCCGCAGAGGACGACCAGTTCGACGAGTTCGGCACCCCACACCTGATGGGTGCCGTGATGGAACAGCTCCCCGACGACGTGGTCGCCGTCGACGGAACCGAGAACGGGACCGTCGGCTGGGCGATGCTGTGGGTGACCGAGATGGACGCCCGCGAGCTACACGGCGTCGTCGTCGAACTGATGGTGGAGCTGATGGACCACGCCGTCAGTCACGCCGACAGCGACGCGACGGCCACCGAGTTCGAGGAGCAGATGACCGACTTCGACGTCGCTGAGTTCGTCGATGCCTACCGGGAGGCCCGCGAGTGGGAGGACGAGAGCGGGCCACGCGGCGGCGACGCGCGCTGA
- a CDS encoding DUF4112 domain-containing protein, translating into MSSTDDEIDMEAEFDIDELPDHVDRSAVKRMQVVAWALDDAVPVPGTDRKVGIDPIVGVLPIAGDVATAAISLYIVAESARQGVERDTLAAMLVNVAVDAGIGSIPAVGDLFDAGWKANKRNFELAVEALADSTPAEEFEQ; encoded by the coding sequence ATGTCCAGTACCGACGACGAAATCGACATGGAGGCCGAATTCGACATCGACGAACTGCCCGACCACGTGGACCGGTCGGCGGTCAAGCGGATGCAGGTCGTCGCGTGGGCGCTCGACGACGCCGTCCCCGTCCCGGGGACGGACCGCAAGGTCGGCATCGACCCTATCGTCGGCGTACTCCCGATCGCGGGCGACGTCGCGACCGCAGCCATCTCGCTGTACATCGTCGCCGAGTCCGCGCGCCAGGGCGTCGAGCGCGACACCCTGGCCGCCATGCTCGTCAACGTCGCTGTCGACGCGGGCATCGGCTCGATCCCCGCGGTCGGGGACCTCTTCGACGCCGGCTGGAAGGCGAACAAGCGCAACTTCGAACTCGCCGTCGAGGCCCTCGCCGACTCCACGCCGGCCGAAGAGTTCGAGCAGTAA
- the carB gene encoding carbamoyl-phosphate synthase large subunit, with product MSEHEDRTVLLIGSGPIQIGQAAEFDYSGAQACRALREEGVRVVLVNSNPATIMTDPEMADAVYIEPITTEAIAEVIATEDPDGVIAGLGGQTGLNVTAELAEEGVLDEYDVDVMGTPLDTIYATEDRDLFRQRMQDLDQPVPRSTTISLADDESVSEFDEGALAERVEAAVDDVGGLPVIARTTYTLGGSGSGVVDDMDELLARVRKGLRLSRNGEVLITESIAGWVELEYEVMRDADDSCIIVCNMENLDPMGIHTGESTVVTPSQVIPDDGHQEMRDAALEVIRDLGIEGGCNIQFAWRDDGTPDGEYRVVEVNPRVSRSSALASKATGYPIARVTAKVALGKRLHEITNEITGETTAAFEPAIDYVVTKVPRWPIDKFEETDFTLSTAMKSTGEAMAIGRTFEESLLKALRSSEYDPAVDFGVVEDDELREAYLERPSPDRPYAMFEAFERGFSVDEVVEATGIYEWYVERFHRIVEASKVVVDGEFTPAATAGFTNAEISALAGNVFEDSSLTWLPETRGAWREAAEVPAGDADALPVSAERAGVGQVEAAVPGRTYKQVDTCAGEFEASTPYYYSSRQPEWFSGPYEGDAAAGELRVNRDVESVVVVGGGPIRIGQGVEFDYCSVHAVRALREQGIEAHVVNNNPETVSTDYDTSDGLFFEPITAEEVADVVEATGADGVMIQFGGQTSVDIGEPLAAELDRRGVDCEIMGTSVEAMDLAEDRDRFNRLMDERGIAQPEGGSATSETEALELARDLGYPVLVRPSYVLGGRAMQVVHDDAELEHYIEEAVRVSPDKPILVDEFLEDAVELDVDAVSDGEDVLVGGVMEHIEAAGVHSGDSACVIPPRSLDDDTLRRVREVTEAIASALDTMGLLNVQLAVQDDEVYVLEANPRSSRTVPFVSKATGVPIAKLAARVMAGETLADLDVSEGVPEQYSVKEVVLPFDRLPNSDPRLGPEMKSTGEVMGTASSPEMAYWKAQQAASNAPEAGGTAVVDLPVEGYDDHFEVAEFADVPEAIRRGDVDFLVSDDREALTTAVEEEIPYLSTVASADAMVAGLAHREDDLDVLPVGDRPIRDESWG from the coding sequence ATGAGCGAGCACGAGGACCGGACGGTACTGCTCATCGGCAGCGGACCAATCCAGATCGGCCAGGCCGCCGAGTTCGACTACTCGGGCGCACAGGCCTGCCGCGCGCTCCGAGAGGAGGGCGTCCGAGTCGTGCTCGTCAACTCGAACCCCGCGACCATCATGACCGACCCGGAGATGGCCGACGCCGTCTACATCGAACCCATCACGACGGAGGCCATCGCGGAGGTCATCGCGACGGAGGACCCGGACGGCGTCATCGCCGGCCTCGGCGGTCAGACGGGGCTGAACGTCACCGCCGAACTGGCCGAGGAGGGCGTCCTCGACGAGTACGACGTCGACGTCATGGGGACGCCCCTGGACACCATCTACGCCACCGAGGACCGCGACCTCTTCCGCCAGCGTATGCAGGACCTCGACCAGCCGGTGCCGCGCTCGACGACCATCTCGCTGGCCGACGACGAGTCGGTCTCGGAGTTCGACGAGGGCGCACTCGCCGAGCGCGTCGAGGCGGCCGTCGACGACGTCGGCGGCCTCCCGGTCATCGCGCGCACGACGTACACGCTCGGCGGCAGCGGGTCGGGCGTCGTCGACGACATGGACGAACTCCTCGCCCGCGTGCGCAAGGGCCTGCGCCTCTCCCGGAACGGCGAAGTCCTGATCACCGAGTCCATCGCCGGCTGGGTCGAACTGGAGTACGAGGTGATGCGGGACGCCGACGACTCCTGTATCATCGTCTGCAACATGGAGAACCTCGACCCGATGGGCATCCACACGGGCGAGTCGACGGTCGTGACTCCCTCGCAGGTCATCCCCGACGACGGCCACCAGGAGATGCGCGACGCGGCCCTCGAAGTGATTCGCGACCTCGGCATCGAGGGCGGCTGCAACATCCAGTTCGCGTGGCGCGACGACGGCACGCCGGACGGCGAGTACCGCGTCGTCGAGGTCAACCCCCGCGTCTCCCGCTCGTCGGCGCTCGCGTCGAAGGCGACCGGCTATCCGATCGCCCGCGTGACCGCGAAGGTCGCGCTCGGCAAGCGCCTCCACGAGATCACCAACGAGATCACCGGCGAGACGACCGCCGCCTTCGAACCCGCCATCGACTACGTGGTGACGAAGGTGCCGCGGTGGCCCATCGACAAGTTCGAGGAGACCGACTTCACGCTCTCGACGGCGATGAAGTCGACCGGCGAGGCGATGGCGATCGGCCGCACGTTCGAGGAGAGCCTCCTGAAGGCGCTCCGTTCCTCCGAGTACGACCCGGCCGTCGACTTCGGCGTCGTGGAGGACGACGAACTCCGCGAGGCGTACCTCGAACGGCCGAGCCCGGACCGCCCGTACGCGATGTTCGAAGCGTTCGAGCGCGGGTTCTCGGTCGACGAGGTCGTCGAGGCCACTGGCATCTACGAGTGGTACGTCGAGCGGTTCCACCGCATCGTCGAGGCGAGCAAGGTGGTCGTCGACGGGGAGTTCACCCCCGCAGCGACCGCGGGCTTCACCAACGCGGAGATCTCCGCGCTCGCGGGCAACGTCTTCGAGGACAGCAGCCTCACGTGGCTGCCCGAGACGCGCGGCGCGTGGCGGGAGGCCGCGGAGGTGCCCGCCGGCGACGCCGACGCACTCCCCGTCTCCGCGGAGCGCGCGGGCGTCGGCCAGGTCGAGGCCGCGGTGCCCGGCCGGACGTACAAGCAGGTCGACACCTGTGCCGGCGAGTTCGAGGCGTCGACGCCGTACTACTACTCCTCGCGGCAGCCCGAGTGGTTCTCCGGCCCCTACGAGGGCGACGCGGCCGCCGGCGAACTCCGCGTGAACCGCGACGTCGAGAGCGTGGTCGTCGTCGGCGGCGGCCCCATCCGCATCGGACAGGGCGTCGAGTTCGACTACTGTTCCGTCCACGCGGTGCGCGCGCTCCGCGAGCAGGGGATCGAGGCGCACGTCGTGAACAACAACCCCGAGACCGTCTCGACGGACTACGACACCTCCGACGGGCTGTTCTTCGAGCCGATCACCGCCGAGGAGGTCGCCGACGTCGTCGAAGCGACGGGCGCGGACGGCGTGATGATCCAGTTCGGCGGGCAGACCTCCGTCGACATCGGCGAGCCACTGGCGGCCGAACTCGACCGCCGCGGCGTCGACTGCGAGATCATGGGCACGTCCGTCGAGGCGATGGACCTCGCGGAGGACCGCGACCGCTTCAACCGCCTCATGGACGAGCGCGGGATCGCCCAGCCCGAGGGCGGCAGCGCCACGAGCGAGACGGAGGCGCTCGAGCTCGCCCGCGACCTCGGCTATCCGGTGCTCGTCCGCCCGAGCTACGTGCTCGGCGGGCGCGCGATGCAGGTCGTCCACGACGACGCGGAACTGGAACACTACATCGAGGAGGCCGTCCGCGTCAGCCCGGACAAACCCATCCTCGTCGACGAGTTCCTCGAAGACGCAGTCGAGCTGGACGTGGACGCCGTCAGTGACGGCGAGGACGTGCTCGTCGGCGGCGTGATGGAGCACATCGAGGCGGCGGGCGTCCACTCGGGCGACTCCGCCTGCGTGATTCCGCCGCGCTCGCTCGACGACGACACGCTCCGTCGCGTCCGCGAGGTCACCGAGGCCATCGCCTCGGCACTGGACACGATGGGACTGCTGAACGTGCAGTTAGCAGTACAAGACGACGAGGTCTACGTCCTCGAGGCGAACCCGCGGTCCTCGCGGACGGTGCCGTTCGTCTCGAAGGCGACGGGCGTCCCCATCGCGAAACTCGCGGCGAGGGTGATGGCCGGCGAGACGCTGGCCGACCTGGACGTCAGCGAGGGCGTGCCCGAGCAGTACAGCGTCAAGGAGGTCGTGTTGCCGTTCGACCGCCTGCCGAACTCCGACCCCCGTCTCGGCCCGGAGATGAAGTCGACGGGCGAGGTGATGGGCACCGCGTCGTCTCCCGAGATGGCGTACTGGAAGGCCCAGCAGGCGGCCTCGAACGCCCCCGAGGCGGGCGGCACCGCGGTCGTCGACCTCCCCGTCGAGGGGTACGACGACCACTTCGAGGTCGCCGAGTTCGCGGACGTCCCCGAGGCCATCCGCCGTGGCGACGTCGACTTCCTCGTCTCCGACGACCGCGAGGCACTCACGACGGCCGTCGAGGAGGAGATCCCCTACCTCTCGACCGTCGCGTCCGCGGACGCGATGGTGGCGGGCCTCGCCCACCGCGAAGACGACCTCGACGTGCTACCGGTCGGCGACCGGCCGATCCGCGACGAGTCCTGGGGGTAG
- the carA gene encoding glutamine-hydrolyzing carbamoyl-phosphate synthase small subunit, which produces MPDAYLALETGDVVEANARAPGTARGELVFTTAYTGYEESLTDPSYEAQVLTFAYPLIGNYGVRDERFESDRVHPSAVVARELTDDVADWLRAEGVPAVDGLDTRDLVLDIREGGAMKVGIAAGPEATPADARAQLADCPHMSDVTDVGERVSVAEPEVYGDGDVDVALVDCGAKQSIVDSLVERGATVHRLPHDTTPAEVAEIDPEVLFVSNGPGDPANFEAAEALVDEFVGEVPLAGICLGQQVVARALGGTTEKMDFGHRGVNQPVLDHDSGRVVMTTQNHGYTVADPGALDVTQINVNDDTPEGLDSAEMDVLTRQYHPEANPGPNDTLDFFDDVLAMAESRRMSLAAD; this is translated from the coding sequence ATGCCGGACGCCTACCTCGCGCTCGAAACTGGCGACGTAGTCGAGGCCAACGCCCGCGCCCCCGGCACGGCGCGCGGCGAGCTCGTGTTCACCACGGCGTACACGGGCTACGAGGAGAGCCTCACCGACCCGTCCTACGAGGCACAGGTGCTGACCTTCGCGTACCCCCTCATCGGGAACTACGGCGTCCGAGACGAGCGATTCGAGTCCGACCGCGTCCATCCCAGCGCCGTCGTCGCCCGCGAACTCACCGACGACGTCGCCGACTGGCTGCGCGCGGAGGGCGTCCCCGCCGTCGACGGCCTGGACACCCGCGACCTCGTCCTCGACATCCGCGAGGGCGGCGCGATGAAGGTCGGCATCGCCGCCGGCCCCGAGGCGACGCCCGCCGACGCACGCGCACAGCTCGCGGACTGCCCGCACATGAGCGACGTCACCGACGTCGGCGAGCGCGTCAGCGTCGCCGAACCCGAGGTGTACGGAGACGGCGACGTCGACGTCGCGCTGGTCGACTGCGGCGCCAAGCAGTCCATCGTCGACTCCCTCGTCGAGCGTGGCGCCACCGTCCACCGCCTCCCGCACGACACCACGCCGGCCGAGGTCGCCGAGATCGACCCGGAGGTCCTGTTCGTCTCGAACGGGCCGGGCGACCCCGCGAACTTCGAGGCCGCCGAGGCGCTCGTCGACGAGTTCGTCGGCGAGGTGCCGCTCGCGGGCATCTGCCTCGGCCAGCAGGTCGTCGCCCGCGCGCTCGGCGGCACCACCGAGAAGATGGACTTCGGCCACCGCGGCGTCAACCAGCCGGTGCTCGACCACGACAGCGGCCGTGTCGTGATGACCACGCAGAACCACGGCTACACTGTCGCGGACCCCGGCGCGCTCGACGTGACGCAGATCAACGTCAACGACGACACCCCGGAGGGACTGGACTCCGCGGAAATGGACGTGCTCACGCGCCAGTACCACCCCGAGGCCAACCCCGGCCCGAACGACACCCTCGACTTCTTCGACGACGTGCTCGCGATGGCCGAGTCGCGTCGAATGTCGCTGGCCGCGGACTGA
- a CDS encoding Lrp/AsnC family transcriptional regulator has product MDDIDRRILDTLRRDARTPYTEIADDIGVSEGTVRNRVDSLVEKGVIERFTVATSTGNVKAMIEIGVAMDVNTHEIGDRMVEWSEVDFVWQVSGEDDIVLVVDATDTGGVNQLVTKAREQEEVVSTKTRLILDEKMG; this is encoded by the coding sequence ATGGACGACATCGACCGGCGCATCCTGGACACGCTCCGACGGGACGCGCGGACGCCCTACACCGAGATCGCCGACGACATCGGTGTCAGCGAGGGCACCGTCCGCAACCGCGTCGACAGCCTCGTCGAGAAGGGCGTCATCGAGCGCTTCACCGTCGCCACCTCCACCGGCAACGTGAAGGCGATGATCGAGATCGGCGTCGCGATGGACGTCAACACCCACGAGATCGGCGACCGGATGGTCGAGTGGAGCGAGGTGGACTTCGTCTGGCAGGTCTCCGGGGAGGACGACATCGTGCTCGTCGTCGACGCGACGGACACGGGTGGCGTCAACCAGCTCGTGACGAAGGCCCGCGAGCAGGAGGAGGTCGTGAGCACGAAGACCCGGCTCATCCTCGACGAGAAGATGGGGTAG
- a CDS encoding isopentenyl-diphosphate Delta-isomerase codes for MSDTEPSVPVESSRDDETAENAEQDVVTVDPYDEAEGLANRLDAHTEGGIRHRAFTCLLFDEDGRILLAQRAARKRLWDTHWDGTVASHPVEGQTQKEATRERLEEELGITADQYDELEVTDRFEYKRHYLDEGVEWEVCAVLKATLTDTSVDPDPDEVGGVLWADYEDLHENPRYYRQLRLCPWFEIAMRRDFDGDADPVPDGVRE; via the coding sequence ATGAGCGATACAGAGCCCAGCGTTCCCGTCGAGTCGTCGCGGGACGACGAGACCGCGGAGAACGCCGAACAGGACGTCGTCACCGTCGACCCCTACGACGAAGCGGAGGGACTCGCCAACCGCCTCGACGCCCACACCGAGGGCGGCATCCGCCACCGCGCGTTCACCTGCCTGCTGTTCGACGAGGACGGGCGGATACTGCTCGCCCAGCGCGCCGCCCGCAAGCGCCTCTGGGACACTCACTGGGACGGCACTGTCGCCAGCCACCCCGTCGAGGGCCAGACTCAGAAGGAGGCCACCCGCGAGCGCCTCGAGGAGGAACTCGGCATCACGGCCGACCAGTACGACGAACTCGAGGTCACGGACCGCTTCGAGTACAAGCGCCACTACCTCGACGAGGGCGTCGAGTGGGAGGTGTGTGCGGTGCTCAAAGCGACGCTCACGGACACCAGCGTCGACCCCGACCCGGACGAGGTCGGCGGCGTCCTCTGGGCGGACTACGAGGACCTCCACGAGAACCCGCGGTACTACCGCCAGCTACGCCTCTGCCCGTGGTTCGAGATCGCGATGCGCCGCGACTTCGACGGCGACGCCGACCCCGTCCCCGACGGCGTCCGCGAGTAG